Genomic segment of Microcebus murinus isolate Inina chromosome 14, M.murinus_Inina_mat1.0, whole genome shotgun sequence:
tttgcttttaaagatTTGAAGCTAAAGGGAAGAAACCATTGGAGAAGAAGCCCAAAAATCCTAGAGAAGAGAGTGCATTATCATGGTAGTTTTATGCATTTGATTTGCATGTATCTAAGTATTCCCACCCACAcatcaggaaaatatatttatcctaTGTGGGTTTGATATATGCATTTTGAACCTTAAGATTTTTCCTGTGCTATTTGGGCCCCCCTAGTGGTAAACAGATTAATGGCATGTAGTAAAATGAATTAGATCTGCTATACCAGCTATTCCTTATACAAGTATTCTTtctgtgaagactaaatgagagTGGGATATGTGGTTACAGCAATTATAGTGatgcttattcattttttgaTTTGTACTGGGTCAAAACTTGATACCTAAAATTactgtaattttgttttcttattaatactGTGATTCACTGTTATAAACTGCTTGAAAATTATAGTATATCTTTATTTTAGCTGCTAATACATTAACAGCTGCCATCATTATTATCAACTCTTATACTGAAGGGTTAAATTTAGGTCCATTGTTACATAACTGTTGGAATATTATATTCAATTTGAAGATTGTGAAGGAAAAATCTGAATTACCAAACAAAGAATATTTGATTATTATGAGAATAAAAAGCATTCATTATTCATAACAATAAGCTTAtataatatagaaacaaattttaaagtcaTCCATAATCTTATTtctcaatgtttttctttctaggatttaaaaaaatattataggctgagcgtggtggctcacacctgtaatcctagcactctgggaggccaaggtgggcggaccgtttaagctcagaagtttgagaccagcctgagcaagagcaagaccccgtctctaccaaaaatagaaaaaattagcggggcatggtggcgcatgcctgtaatctcagctactcgggaggctgaggcagaaggaacgcttgagcccaggtgtttgaggttgctgtgagctaggttgacaccacggcactctagctggggcaacagagtgagactctgtctcaaaaaaaaaaattataaaatatttctgaacaaTATAAGGAACATTTCTGTAACCACCcccagttaaaaaaataaacatgttctgAAGCCCTCTGTTTATCCTTTACCCTGTTACATCCTCATCCCTCCCTTCCAAAGGTAACCATAATCCCGCATTTGGTGTTTTGTTCTCaggcatattttaaaactcagtatATTGATATCATAAGTTATATATTCTTCagattgcttttttcatttaaaattgtgCTTGTAAGATATATCCATGTTGACATGTAGCTCTTGCTCATTTACTTTTGCTGCCATATAGTAGTCCCTCTTGGAATATTCCATGCTTTATCCATCTTCTTTACAAACTCATAggttcttttaagttttttgctTAAAAAGTCTTCCACAGTTGTTCTTGTACATGTTTTcttgtgcatatatgtataagAGTTCTCCAGGGAAAGAACTTGAAAGTGCAATTGTTTATATGGTATGTACATCCTCAGCGTCACTGTTTTGCTAAATCATTCTTTAAAGTGATAATGCTAGTTTACTCTTCCACCAGCAGGGTAAGAGTTCCCCAATCTTGGGTGTTGTCACACTGTTTAAAACTTTCCCCAGTCCTGTGGGTATGAAGCAGtgtttcttaaaacaaacaaaagacttgTATTATAgagtatttcaaatatatacaaaaatagattGATAAGTGCAGTGAACCCCTGTGTGTCCCATCACCCCACCTCAATGGTTATCAACACACAGCCAATCTTGTTTTATCCATACCCTcactccttctctcctccctgttATATGAAGAAATCTGAAATGTCATACCATTCTATCTGCAGATACTCATTATGTATCTCTAGCATATAACTCTTTCAACCCCAATAACATTATCCGACTAAAACATAACAGCAATCCCTTAATGTTATTGAATATTAGTCAaggtttccatttctctgattgtcttataatatttttacatttgttttttcaaatcAGTATTTAAATTAGGTCCATACATTATAATTGGCCTCAATCTATAGGTTTCCTCTGCTCTCCCTTATAACATCTGTCTTTGTAATGTTAGCAGTCATTAATGATCATTCCCTAAAAGATCCACTAATCTGTTAGAAGTTTCAAAATGGTGATATTctgtcattcttttttgtttataagcAGAATGCCTCTATAAAGAGATATTTCTTCTCATTAAATAGTTGGTCATCTTGTTATGCTATTAGTATAGAAAAGACAGGATAAATTTTCCTTCCTGTCATTCATTAGCTTTTAAAACGGTTACTGTATTTAGTCTCTCAGTAACCTCCAAAGGTGACCATTGAATGAGtttgctttagttttctttatgaactcatggatttaaACATGTTTGATGTGTCCCAGTTTATTACAGTTATTATACTTATTGATGCCCAAATTGCTCaactttggccagtgggagcctctTCAAAGTTGTTCCTGAGTTGTTCTGACATAGTCCTAGTAGTTTTTTGACAGTTTTCTTGCTTTCTGGTGTGATAACATGCCTCCGGCTCATCTGGTACAATTTCTGCCCCAGACCTgtaatcagccatttctctaaggagtCCTAGTCACATGGCCACCCTCTGCCTAGTGCATACCAAAATTCTGTATTTCTAGAATTAAAGCCAGTATGCAGCATTAACTGCATTGTTTATATAAATACTTTAGGCACAGTGAACCATTCTTATCAAGGAATGGTTGGAATCTTCCTGAAATCTAAATTCACAGACACCAGCCAAGGGGCCCACCTTACAAGCAggactttttaaagatattaatttcaGGCCAgctatgttaactcttttctATATGGGTGCCTATTAGACATCTTGTAGAGATTAGGAGTACATAGAAAGTTGGctaaggccgggtgtggtggctcatgcctgtaatcctagcacactgggaggccgaggcaggcagattgctagaggtcaggagtttgaaaccagcctgagcgagaccccatctttactaaaaatagaaagaaattaattgaccaactaaaaataaatatacaaaaaattagccgagcatggtagtgcatgcctgtagtcccagctacttgggaggctgaggcaggaggattgtgtgagctcaggagttggaggttgctgtgagctaggctgacgccatggcactcactctagccagggcaacaaagtgagactctgtctcaaaaaaaaaaaaaaaaaaaagaaaaaaaaaaaagttggctaaGGAGTCAGGAGTTCAGATGAGAGGCTATCATGGAGATAGACATGTGGTAGTTATTGGTGTACAGAAATATTCAGAGCCCTCATACTGAATGAAGTTGAGTGCAGGGAGAGAACCAAGTACTGGGCCCTTGAGTGAGAAGCTGAGGAGATGAGGAGAAGctagcaaaggagactgagaaggagcaaCTGGTGAGGTAGTTTGAGGAGGACTAGAATCAAGAGGATCTGATATCCCTAAAGCCACATGAAAAGAGTGTTTCAAGAAGGAATCCGGGGTGTCAAATGCTCCTGATGGGCCAGGTAAGCTGAAAATGGAGAGCTGACTGATGGCAATGTGCAGGTCACTGGGGACCTGGAAATAAGCTGTTTCTGCTGAGTGGTTTGGACAAAAGTTTGATGGAGTTGGTTTATGAGAGAACAAGAGCAGAAGGGACTATAGATAATTGTGTCAAGGAATTTTGCTATAGAGGGAAGCAGAAAAATGGTTCAATAGGTAGAGAGGGATAGGAGATGAATAACAGCATAGGAAAAATAGTGGCATGTGTGCATGTTGATGAAGGTGCTCCATTACAGAGAGAAACCCATGATGTGGCAGAGAAGGGGAGAATTACTAGAGCCCGAGTAGGGAAGCAGGAATGACATCTGATTCCTAAGCGAGGAGGAGATGGCTTTGTACAGAAGCATGGACAGTTCATCCATAGTAACAGGAATGTAGGCAGAATATATGGATCCCCTAGAGGTGGGTTGGCAGGTGTGTTGCTGAGAGCTTGCAGATGGAAATAGGTAGCGTGGTCACCTCCATGGTGAGGATAGGGGAGGACAAGCTGGAGATTTAAAGAGTGAAAAGGCATAAAGGAGTTATCTTGGAGAGTGAATGGGAAGAATGATCGAGAGGGATAGGATTCCTTGGCTTCACTTTGAGGTTAATGGTTATGAATTTAAATTGAGAATTGTTTTTAgataattgtgtatttttttctctagttatTTCCAGCCATTTGGATACAGGTGCAAGGTAGGTGATTATTCAACCAGTGTTTGAAGTTAACTGCATATTATGTTGGAGGGCAGAACAGTAGAGTTAGAGATGTATGATAGGGAGTGGTCATAATAATGCACCATAACACCTAAGCTGGTTAAAGAGGGAAGTGAAGAATGAGGCtattaaaatgtggtatgatCAGTGCATTCATTGTAGGTCCCATGTGTCAAAGTGTCGTCGGAGTCGTGGTTCTAGAGGAAGCTGGAAGGTAGGAGAAAATAGTTGAAAAGTTAATACTGAAATGAGGTATCAGTCATACCATTGATAATGGTATGATTATGGGAATGGATGACTGAGGTCAGGTGGAAGATAAAATCCATGGAGGAGGAGAGGTCAAGGAACCAAGAGGCCAGGTCAAGGAATGATAAGAGTGGCTGTGGATCATAGTTTACCTTCTTACCTTTTTACACAAAACCCTGTACTCCAACCAAAAGTCCTTAATCATAACAAGGTCTTTTCATTACTCCACCTCTTACAGATcctatttcttttgtttgaaattttcttgGCCACAGTGCCTGTTTTCTGTAGTAGCATTCTTCCCTAGTAGATCATTATTGTTTCCTGTTTATAGCTTATAGTGCTGATTACATTATTTTGAAACTATTAGTttatattcactatttttttcttctttttggttttttgaaaaaccAGATGAACAGTTCCCTTAGCCAAGATCCTTATCTGTCTTTTTGCCcctgtaaaaaaatttttaatgaattctaGGAATAGATCTATTTGGTAAATGCTTACTGAAAGTTAGTTAttgttggctgggcgcagtggcttatgcctgtaatcctaagcactctgggaggccaaggttgtaggattgtttgaggtcaggggtttgagaccagcctgagcaaaagtgagaccctgtctctactaaaaaattagaaaaacttagccaagtgtggcacctgtagtcctagttacttgggaggctgaggcagaaggatcacttgagcccaggagtttgaggttgctgtgagctaggctgatgccacagcactctagcttgggcgacagagtgagactcttgtctcaaaaaaagaaaaaagaaagttattgtTAGTAAATAGTTGTATGATTCTTTATGTTTATCCTAGTGAATGTGATGCTTACTTAGATTTGCTTATATCAAGCACCACAATTaatgaaaaaagtttaaattgCAATGAGTTTCTCTTTTATCCATGTATTACAAAATGACTCTTATTAATCTATTTGttagagaagatttaaaaatatagaagcaATTATTGATTGTCCTAACAGATTAGAGTGAAGATTGGTAGTACATTGTCACTTGTGCATTTTGAAGAAAGcctcagtttttaattttctttgtcttctggTTTGGTCTTGGGAATCAAGTTCATAGTTGAAGGAAAGAAGCCCTGAATTTCCAGAGATAATCTATGGTGTAAGGAAAATGGTTAATTTAAAGGTAACtataatacaattaaataaatgcctatttctcCCTTCTTTATTAACTTGTTATTTAAATGGAGCAAGTTTTTACAACATAAGAAATGAATAtactaataatttatttacttgttgGATATTAGTATGATTAACTTTATTTCCCTtaaagagaatcttttttttttttttttttttttttttttttgagacagagtctcactttgttgcccaggctagagtgagtgccgtggcgtcagcctagctcacagcaacctcaaactcctgggctcgagtgatccttctgcctcagcctcccgggtagctgggactacaggcatgcgccaccatgcccggctaattttatatatatatatcagttggtcaattaatttctttctattcatagtagagacggggtctcgctcaggctggttttgaactcctgaccttgagcaatccgcccgcctcggcctcccaagagctaggattacaggcgtgagccacagcgcccggccgagaatcttttttttttttcttgaaacagtcTCGTTTTTTTGCCcgggctagcgtgagtgccgcagcgtcagcctagctcacagcaacctcaaactcctgggctcaagcgatccttctgcctcagcctctcaagtagctgggactacaggagcgagccaccaagcccagaaaagtttttgtttgtatttttagttgactggctaatttctatttttagtagagatggggtctcgcttttgctcaggctggccttgaactcctgagctcaagcagtcctcccacctcggcctcccagagtgctaggattacaggcatgagtcactgcgcccggctgaAGAGAATCTTTAggtgaaatatttttgtgaatattttgatttctcctTAACAATTCCCTGtgcatttatgaattttataattaaatgcaaTACCAAATAAAACCGTATATTATAATGTTTTGGTTCATagtttatattatattgttttttggcatgttattaaattaatatcaatatatagaaatctgacaaaatattaattttagatttttcattttaatcagaaATCATGAATGGAGGATCTCAAGTCCACATTTTTTGGGGTGCTCCAATTAGTCCTCTGAAAATGACGGTATCACAGGACACAGCTTCTTTAATGGCCACTGCTGGCCCCTGGAAGGAAATTCAGCTTTTGTACAATCAACATTCTTTATGTCTGAAGGATGAAAAACATGAGCACAAAAATCTTGAAAGCTATCAAGTCCCGGAATCTATTGGCCCTCCAGATCTTCTTAGTGGCCATTTTTTAGCAAATGCTATGAATAGATCTGTTCATGTGAAAGATGACTTTATACATTCTATTTCTGAAACACAGAATATAAATTCCCAGAAGACTCACCCCTTAGGACTGAGTGATGTAACTAACTCTGATGTGCAAATATGTGGATTTAAAGGCAGAGTTCAGCatttaaccaaagaagaaaaacatcaaaagCTTCTCAGTGAAAATAAGAGGGTCATGGATAAACAGCCTGAAGAGCAGCCTAGTATACATGGTCAGAACTTTCAAACAGATTCCTTTCAGTTAGATCACAGGTGTGCAGCTCTACTGGATTTGGTCTGCAGTACTGAACAAATTAATGTAGGGCCTGGAGCAGTACAAACAAAGTATATGTCAACAAAACATCATGAAATACAAAACTGGTGTCCCAAATTCTTTACTTCGAACCCTGTAGATAAGTCAAGGTCTGAAGGAGCAGTTAGGAATGTTTCAAACCTTAAAATATCTACTGATACTGAATTTCTCAGTATAATGACCTCTAGCCAGGTGGCTTTTTTAGCTCAAAGGAAGGATAAAGGGCAGAATTCTGTAAATAAAGGGAATGTCAACATGGGGATTGAACCAAAGGGAAGTCATGGGGAAATTAGAACAATTGAAAATAATGTAATTCAGTCTAATGATGATTTTGCAGAAGGATATGAAAATGGAGAAAACCAAGCATATTCCCTTGAACTTTTTAGTCCTGTTTGTCCCGAAACAAAAAGTAACCACATTCACATAAACTCAAATAAAGGTCTTGAAGAAAATACAGGATCTCAAGAAGTTTTCAATTCTGAAGATAAACTGCCACCAAATGAGATACATATTGAGTTGTGTAGCTCAGGAATACTGTGTTCCCAACGAAATACCTTTCACAAAAGGGCTGCTAAAAGAAGCTGGGCCTCTGAAGATAAATTGGGCCATTCTAAAGCTCTCTCTAAAGTCCTCCAAGTATCTAAGAAAATGAAGTTGATGTCTAATGCAAGAGATTCTGCTGTAGCAATGGACCAGAGGAATGTGCTTGGATTTAAGGGTATTAAAAAAACATCATTAATAAAAAATTGTGATTCTAAAAGTCAGAAGTATAATTGTTTAGTCATGGTGCTATCTCCATGTcatgtgaaagaaataaacataaaatctgGACCAAATTCTGGCTCTAAAGTACCTTTAGCAACAATTACAGTAATTGATCAATCAGAAGTTAAGAAGAAGGTTTTTCTATGGAGGGCCACAGCATTTTGGGCACTTACAGTGTTTCTCGGAGACATAATTTTACTCACAGGTAAGGTCATCATGGTATAGTGGTAGCTAATTTTTATAaagctgtgttttgtttttgttttacgtTTTCTCCCACTTTAAGTCTTTGAGGACTCTCTACCATTTGCCTCTTCTGGGCCCAGCATAATGTATCCCTTCATAGCATCTGTGCTGGTCCCCTTCTATTGCCCACTATCCTGCACATTGCCACTTCTGCCTCTGTTCCATTTTTCTTAGTTCTGCCCCTCCTGTCCACATATCGTCTCCCTTAAGAAGCCTTACCTGATTGTTCCTCCTATTCATTCACCATATGAGTGTTCAGGTCATATCATTAggctccttttcattttcttatagttttgtcTATGTATGTCTTATTTTTAACCCTTTTCTTTAAGCTATATTAGCAGTTTTATGATGAAAGAACAGCACTTATGCTTCTTTACCCAATCCCTAATAATGCTGTGCACCATTACATTTTTACTAAGGGAATAGATATAGATTTCTtggtttattggtttattttattattaaaattatattaatcacATTTGGAAATATGGTAAGAAAAAAACTTCATATAACCACCAGTAGAGTTTTAGAGTGTTACCCTCCAGTTATTTTCTCTGTGCTCCTTAAAATCTGATGATTGTGTTTGTATAgacatattcacatatatttatagGCTGATATTTATTGGGAGCTTACTTTGTGTCAGACTCCATTTTagactttatatttatatatctcattACAACTATGTGAGGAAGGTACtgattttattcccatttttcagttgaggaaactgaggcccagagaagaaaagtaacttgcccaatgtcacacattTAGGAAGTGGCAAATCTATGATTTCACCTATACTCCAGAATCCATAGTCTTACTATACAGTTGTAatcaaaaagaacatttaatttttatctcaccTAACATTGTGTTACATGGTTCTGTTGATTTAAAATTAGCACACAGTATATTAGAGCCGGGAGGAAGTTGattaaacttaataaaatatctaaagaaaGAATGTGATAGAGAAGATGTATAGGTTAGCTTTAGaagcttagaaaaagaaaactttaaggcAGTATTGGTAGTTTTACCAAATGGTTTGCAGGAAGAATGAGAACCTTAGCTAATGTATCTTGGTGTTCCTGTAGAATTGTCAGGTACAATCTCTAATAAAGACGTAAACAAAGGATTGTAACAAACAGGCTTAGCATAGCCTCATCCCGCTATTTGTTGTTATATCATTGTTGGAGAGTCAGTTCATCTAACTCCCTTTGTTCTGATTCAATGCTCACCGAATACCTCTTTGCTTGTTATTTGGCTTCCTAGTTGTAGAACTGCCTATAAGGTGAGAACAGGCTGCAAATATTGTTTCTTTGGCAATTAATGCCTCattgtaaatgaaaaatttatgttccactttttttttaatttgtcttcttAACTGTTTAATATGAACTTATGTTGCAGAGCTGAAATCTAGTTTTGGAATGTTGACAAAATTAGGTTTCCAGACTGCAAACAGAGGGCCATACCCTGGACCATGCTCATTTTACCAAGGCAATTGCTGTCACTGTGAGCCTTCCAGGAAGCCTTTTCCTATGCAGATGTAAATTCAACCCtgctatttctgtatttttccctgCCATCTTGTTTGTTAACAACTAGGTAGCATTCTATCAATTGACTTTAGTACAATTTACTTGACCATTTTCCTATTATAAGacctttagattatttttatgaccacctttttaaaaaaatcagtctttttctgttttatattttttaaggaagaaacagTCTAGTTCACTGATTTCTGAATAAGTTTCTTTTATGTGGAACAGATGGaaactttggagaaaaaaagaaatctgtgctTTCCATTGTCCTAACTAAGTAGTAAAATTACTTGTATAGCTCAGATAGCTCATACTACCTACTGATACACACCCCAGAACtgaaaaattctatgaaacaGATGCATTCCAGATCATGTTCCATTTGGTAACACAGTACACATTTTGCTCTTATACTTTTAGCAATAAAATGAAGAGATGCCATAAGTGAAGACTGTCTAAGGGAGACTACTCACTAGAGTTAAAAGAGAAGAGTACCTGGGACTTAACATTGGGAAACAAGAGTGTTTATGGAACAAACAAGAAGGAGAGCTAGGAGCTGGGGCATGTCAGTGAATGGCTAACGGGAGCCAAGAGGCAAGGGCCGGCTACCACTGCCACACCACCAGTAGTGTTAACATGTTGCTAACCCAACATAGGCTTCACTGTCCTAGTTTTCAGAAGTCTCTCCTTGAAATTTCTCATTTGttccttattttttcctgaagaacATGCATTCTAAACGTCAGATCATGAAAAGTCTTGAATGCTGTGGTAGTCTTTCCTGGCtaggcagtggggagccactgaGTGTTTTTTAAGCAAGTCACCCCATCTCATTAATGTTCTTGATAAATCACTCATTGGCATTGTGGACATGGAttggaggtgggaagatcactcgtTGGGAGAGAGTAATGTGGGATGTAAAACAGTAGCAGTGGAGGCAGTGGATGGGGGCTGGGGACAaagggtgggaagggagaggcagGATGCCCTCAGATTTTAATTTACCTGACTAGCAGCAGAGTGCCTACAGTGAGATGGGTACTTTGAGAGGAAATGTAGGTTCAGACAGTGCTGAGTTTGGGAAGCCAATAGAATATCCAGGCAAGAATTTCCATTAGCCAATTGCAGATAAAAGGGCTTTGAAGCTGAGGAGAGGGTCTAGAATATAAATCTGGAAGTAATCACTTAGAATTTAtgcatctttgtttttatttcccattATCTCCtgattattttggtatttatatatctttataccTCTTATACTCTGTATGCTGATTATATCTTGCCTGGGAAATagctccctttctctctttaagACTTAACAGTTTTTGTTCTACCTAGATTTCTACATGTTGGTATATGTTTAGTTCCACTTCAGGGATTTTTCTCTATCTACCCTAGATCACATAGCTCTCTCCTTCCCATTGGACCATTGGAAAGTGTTCCCTGCCTCCAAAGTCATTTACTTTTAGTCTGTGGAAGATGATT
This window contains:
- the SHLD2 gene encoding shieldin complex subunit 2 isoform X1 translates to MNGGSQVHIFWGAPISPLKMTVSQDTASLMATAGPWKEIQLLYNQHSLCLKDEKHEHKNLESYQVPESIGPPDLLSGHFLANAMNRSVHVKDDFIHSISETQNINSQKTHPLGLSDVTNSDVQICGFKGRVQHLTKEEKHQKLLSENKRVMDKQPEEQPSIHGQNFQTDSFQLDHRCAALLDLVCSTEQINVGPGAVQTKYMSTKHHEIQNWCPKFFTSNPVDKSRSEGAVRNVSNLKISTDTEFLSIMTSSQVAFLAQRKDKGQNSVNKGNVNMGIEPKGSHGEIRTIENNVIQSNDDFAEGYENGENQAYSLELFSPVCPETKSNHIHINSNKGLEENTGSQEVFNSEDKLPPNEIHIELCSSGILCSQRNTFHKRAAKRSWASEDKLGHSKALSKVLQVSKKMKLMSNARDSAVAMDQRNVLGFKGIKKTSLIKNCDSKSQKYNCLVMVLSPCHVKEINIKSGPNSGSKVPLATITVIDQSEVKKKVFLWRATAFWALTVFLGDIILLTDVVVHEDQWVGETVLQSTFTSQLLNLGSYSSVQPEEYSSVVSDVVLQDLLAYVSSKHSYLRDLPQRRPQRMNSIEFVELEQLQPDILVHALLKVIDITVLTEALYSYRGQKQRKVMLTVEQAQGQHYVLVLWGPGAAWYPQLQKKKDYIWEFKYLFVQRNCILENLELHTTPWSSCECLFDDDIRAITFKAKFQKSAPSFVKMSNLATHFEDKCSAVVLIKARILELAFPIPAAQKIALNVHSSLKSIFSSLPHVIYTGCAKCALELETDENRIYKQCFSCLPFTMKRIYYRPALMTVGNGGHNVCIRVGSKLIEKILLNISPDCLNRAIVPSSDVTYGMVAADLVHSLLAVRAEPWLLKIQSLFVLDENSYPLQQDFSLLDFYPDIVKHGAYALL
- the SHLD2 gene encoding shieldin complex subunit 2 isoform X2, which encodes MNGGSQVHIFWGAPISPLKMTVSQDTASLMATAGPWKEIQLLYNQHSLCLKDEKHEHKNLESYQVPESIGPPDLLSGHFLANAMNRSVHVKDDFIHSISETQNINSQKTHPLGLSDVTNSDVQICGFKGRVQHLTKEEKHQKLLSENKRVMDKQPEEQPSIHGQNFQTDSFQLDHRCAALLDLVCSTEQINVGPGAVQTKYMSTKHHEIQNWCPKFFTSNPVDKSRSEGAVRNVSNLKISTDTEFLSIMTSSQVAFLAQRKDKGQNSVNKGNVNMGIEPKGSHGEIRTIENNVIQSNDDFAEGYENGENQAYSLELFSPVCPETKSNHIHINSNKGLEENTGSQEVFNSEDKLPPNEIHIELCSSGILCSQRNTFHKRAAKRSWASEDKLGHSKALSKVLQVSKKMKLMSNARDSAVAMDQRNVLGFKGIKKTSLIKNCDSKSQKYNCLVMVLSPCHVKEINIKSGPNSGSKVPLATITVIDQSEVKKKVFLWRATAFWALTVFLGDIILLTDVVVHEDQWVGETVLQSTFTSQLLNLGSYSSVQPEEYSSVVSDVVLQDLLAYVSSKHSYLRDLPQRRPQRMNSIEFVELEQLQPDILVHALLKVIDITVLTEALYSYRGQKQRKVMLTVEQAQGQHYVLVLWGPGAAWYPQLQKKKDYIWEFKYLFVQRNCILENLELHTTPWSSCECLFDDDIRAITFKAKFQKSAPSFVKMSNLATHFEDKCSVVLIKARILELAFPIPAAQKIALNVHSSLKSIFSSLPHVIYTGCAKCALELETDENRIYKQCFSCLPFTMKRIYYRPALMTVGNGGHNVCIRVGSKLIEKILLNISPDCLNRAIVPSSDVTYGMVAADLVHSLLAVRAEPWLLKIQSLFVLDENSYPLQQDFSLLDFYPDIVKHGAYALL
- the SHLD2 gene encoding shieldin complex subunit 2 isoform X3, with product MNGGSQVHIFWGAPISPLKMTVSQDTASLMATAGPWKEIQLLYNQHSLCLKDEKHEHKNLESYQVPESIGPPDLLSGHFLANAMNRSVHVKDDFIHSISETQNINSQKTHPLGLSDVTNSDVQICGFKGRVQHLTKEEKHQKLLSENKRVMDKQPEEQPSIHGQNFQTDSFQLDHRCAALLDLVCSTEQINVGPGAVQTKYMSTKHHEIQNWCPKFFTSNPVDKSRSEGAVRNVSNLKISTDTEFLSIMTSSQVAFLAQRKDKGQNSVNKGNVNMGIEPKGSHGEIRTIENNVIQSNDDFAEGYENGENQAYSLELFSPVCPETKSNHIHINSNKGLEENTGSQEVFNSEDKLPPNEIHIELCSSGILCSQRNTFHKRAAKRSWASEDKLGHSKALSKVLQVSKKMKLMSNARDSAVAMDQRNVLGFKGIKKTSLIKNCDSKSQKYNCLVMVLSPCHVKEINIKSGPNSGSKVPLATITVIDQSEVKKKVFLWRATAFWALTVFLGDIILLTDVVVHEDQWVGETVLQSTFTSQLLNLGSYSSVQPEEYSSVVSDVVLQDLLAYVSSKHSYLRDLPQRRPQRMNSIEFVELEQLQPDILVHALLKVIDITVLTEALYSYRGQKQRKVMLTVEQAQGQHYVLVLWGPGAAWYPQLQKKKDYIWEFKYLFVQRNCILENLELHTTPWSSCECLFDDDIRAITFKAKFQKSAPSFVKMSNLATHFEDKCSAAQKIALNVHSSLKSIFSSLPHVIYTGCAKCALELETDENRIYKQCFSCLPFTMKRIYYRPALMTVGNGGHNVCIRVGSKLIEKILLNISPDCLNRAIVPSSDVTYGMVAADLVHSLLAVRAEPWLLKIQSLFVLDENSYPLQQDFSLLDFYPDIVKHGAYALL